Proteins encoded together in one Mycobacterium sp. MS1601 window:
- a CDS encoding dihydrodipicolinate synthase family protein translates to MTVTLGADTVTLPTADGGWETVTVTAPPDWTEHPDGFAVRVAFAAAHVAADPRGDNVPGAPAAVDWDSTLAFRRDLFRYGFGVAEAMDTAQRNMGLNWSATQELIRRSAAQALGCGARIASGAGTDHCATLTSVQSVIDAYTEQVEFVESTGSEVILMASRHLAGIARGAEDYLQVYGHLLEQASRPVILHWLGEAFDPQLRGYWGSCDIDSATATFVGLVHEHRDKVDGVKVSLLSADHEIGLRAALPEGVRLYTGDDFNYPELIRGDGTHHSDALLGAFAAVAPAASAALAALDRGDVAGYDAAMNPTLALSRHIFTAPTYHYKTGIAFLAWLNGLQPGFTMIAGLQSARSAVHLSGVFCLANDAGLLRDPELASRRMTAWLDVQGISR, encoded by the coding sequence ATGACGGTCACCTTGGGCGCCGACACCGTCACACTGCCCACCGCCGACGGAGGCTGGGAAACCGTCACCGTGACGGCCCCGCCAGACTGGACCGAACACCCGGACGGATTTGCCGTCCGGGTGGCCTTCGCCGCCGCGCACGTCGCCGCAGATCCGCGGGGAGACAACGTTCCCGGCGCTCCCGCTGCGGTCGACTGGGACTCGACCCTGGCGTTCCGGCGCGACCTGTTCCGCTACGGCTTCGGCGTCGCCGAGGCCATGGACACCGCCCAGCGCAACATGGGCTTGAACTGGTCGGCCACCCAGGAGTTGATCCGGCGCAGCGCCGCACAGGCTCTCGGCTGCGGCGCCCGCATCGCCTCCGGCGCGGGCACCGACCACTGCGCCACCCTTACTTCCGTGCAAAGCGTTATCGACGCCTACACCGAGCAGGTCGAGTTCGTGGAGAGCACCGGCTCCGAGGTGATACTGATGGCGTCGCGGCACCTGGCCGGCATTGCCCGCGGTGCCGAGGATTACCTCCAGGTGTACGGCCACCTGCTCGAACAGGCCTCCCGGCCGGTGATCCTGCACTGGCTCGGTGAGGCTTTCGACCCGCAGCTGCGCGGCTACTGGGGTTCCTGCGACATCGACTCGGCCACAGCCACATTCGTCGGCCTGGTGCACGAACACCGCGACAAGGTGGACGGGGTGAAGGTCTCTTTGCTGTCCGCCGATCACGAGATCGGTCTGCGCGCAGCGCTGCCCGAGGGCGTGCGCCTCTACACCGGCGACGACTTCAACTACCCGGAACTGATCCGCGGGGACGGCACCCATCACTCCGACGCCCTGCTGGGTGCGTTCGCCGCGGTGGCGCCTGCCGCCTCGGCCGCGCTGGCCGCGCTGGACCGCGGCGATGTCGCGGGGTACGACGCCGCCATGAACCCCACCCTGGCACTGTCTCGGCACATCTTCACCGCGCCCACCTACCACTACAAAACCGGAATCGCGTTCCTGGCGTGGCTCAACGGCCTGCAGCCCGGTTTCACCATGATCGCCGGCCTGCAGAGCGCACGCAGCGCCGTGCACCTGTCGGGGGTGTTCTGCTTGGCCAATGACGCTGGGCTGCTTCGTGATCCGGAACTGGCGAGTAGGCGGATGACGGCATGGCTGGACGTACAGGGCATCTCCCGATGA
- a CDS encoding sugar phosphate isomerase/epimerase family protein, producing the protein MAGRTGHLPMTEVLDVPSGLSARVTTAGPGDPRLARLSLNQRTTASWDLRGAIDGCLDAGLPSIGVWREPVAEVGLATAVRWIEQSGLRVSSVCRGGFFTVADASERRVAHEENLRALDETAALGAPTLVLVPGGLPAGDRDLSAARQRATDAIAALAAEAAQRGVRLGIEPMHPIFAADRGVVSTLRQALDIAELFPADQVGVVVDTFHLWWEPNISEQITRAGQRITSYQIGDWITPLPADALLSRGMVGDGHIDFAAFTAAVAATGYSGDVEVEIFNADIWAAPGADVVATMIRRYCELVEPHLTRVS; encoded by the coding sequence ATGGCTGGACGTACAGGGCATCTCCCGATGACCGAGGTTCTCGATGTGCCGTCCGGCCTGTCGGCCCGGGTCACCACGGCCGGTCCCGGCGACCCGCGACTGGCGCGCCTGTCGCTCAACCAGCGGACCACCGCATCCTGGGATCTACGCGGCGCCATCGACGGCTGTCTCGACGCCGGTCTGCCCTCCATCGGCGTCTGGCGTGAACCCGTCGCCGAGGTGGGCCTGGCCACCGCCGTCCGCTGGATCGAGCAGTCCGGACTGCGGGTGTCTTCGGTGTGCCGCGGCGGGTTCTTCACCGTCGCCGACGCCTCCGAACGTCGCGTGGCGCACGAGGAGAACCTGCGTGCGCTCGACGAGACCGCCGCGCTGGGGGCCCCCACGCTGGTGCTGGTCCCCGGTGGCCTGCCCGCCGGTGACCGCGATCTGAGCGCCGCCCGGCAGCGCGCCACCGACGCGATCGCCGCGTTGGCGGCCGAGGCAGCCCAGCGCGGTGTGCGACTGGGCATCGAACCGATGCACCCCATCTTCGCCGCGGACCGCGGCGTCGTCTCTACGCTGCGCCAGGCGCTCGACATCGCCGAACTGTTCCCCGCCGACCAGGTGGGCGTGGTGGTCGACACCTTTCATCTGTGGTGGGAGCCGAACATCTCCGAGCAGATCACCCGTGCGGGTCAGCGGATCACCAGCTACCAGATCGGTGACTGGATCACTCCCCTGCCGGCCGACGCGCTGCTGTCGCGCGGCATGGTGGGTGACGGTCACATCGACTTCGCCGCGTTCACCGCGGCCGTCGCCGCCACCGGCTACTCCGGTGACGTCGAAGTCGAGATCTTCAACGCCGACATCTGGGCGGCCCCGGGCGCCGACGTGGTGGCGACCATGATCCGGCGTTACTGCGAACTCGTCGAGCCGCATCTGACACGCGTGTCCTGA
- a CDS encoding GGDEF domain-containing protein, with the protein MPQGLQRWWHHPDHYYWVTAYLAAQGLQPVVCRVVALTTTVMGLLPVVMLTSPVGPQDAFGRGTSVFICVACLVMAAFWLRPTWPSRGASTAFVVCSSLLISLTCLTGGDILANTTAGAAFAILSAYVGLLHASRLVVFNLTVAFLTLMVTTTQLAMDRDIVFALTTAVFVILVNAAVPVACQTLVQMLEVDVLTDDIDTTTGLLNKEAFYVQASEMIGARNRGDDRYLVIVVTTLDQFRALGETKGKVATDRARVAIAQTLRDVTRRGSVVAHVGEEEFLIADAFQTTDVSPLTDRLSGAIAASPPKLTASIGVVSTPLRALTNTPSYDVLDELVTIATVAMFDARLAGGNQVRYVECPPLRVINRPDD; encoded by the coding sequence ATGCCACAAGGGCTTCAGCGGTGGTGGCACCACCCTGACCACTACTACTGGGTAACGGCCTATCTGGCCGCCCAGGGGTTGCAGCCTGTGGTGTGCCGTGTGGTGGCGCTGACGACGACCGTCATGGGGTTGCTCCCCGTGGTGATGCTGACCAGTCCCGTCGGCCCGCAAGATGCCTTCGGTCGCGGCACCTCGGTGTTCATCTGCGTTGCCTGCCTGGTGATGGCCGCTTTCTGGCTCCGTCCCACCTGGCCCAGCCGGGGTGCCTCCACCGCTTTCGTGGTGTGCTCCAGCCTGCTCATCTCGCTGACCTGCCTCACCGGCGGAGACATCCTGGCCAACACCACCGCAGGCGCCGCCTTCGCGATCCTCAGCGCCTACGTCGGGCTGCTACACGCTTCCCGGCTGGTGGTGTTCAACCTGACTGTCGCGTTCCTGACCCTGATGGTGACAACCACGCAGCTGGCCATGGATCGCGACATCGTCTTCGCATTGACAACCGCAGTCTTCGTCATCCTCGTCAACGCCGCGGTGCCGGTGGCCTGCCAGACGCTGGTCCAGATGCTCGAGGTCGATGTGCTCACCGACGACATCGACACCACCACCGGACTGCTCAACAAAGAAGCCTTCTACGTTCAGGCCAGTGAAATGATCGGCGCCCGCAACCGCGGTGACGACCGTTACCTGGTCATCGTGGTCACCACCCTGGACCAGTTCCGGGCACTCGGCGAGACCAAGGGCAAGGTCGCGACCGACCGGGCCAGGGTGGCCATCGCCCAGACTCTGCGCGACGTCACCCGCCGTGGCTCGGTGGTGGCACACGTGGGCGAGGAGGAGTTCCTGATCGCCGACGCCTTCCAGACCACCGACGTCAGCCCCCTCACCGACCGGCTCAGCGGTGCCATCGCCGCAAGCCCGCCCAAGCTGACCGCCAGCATCGGTGTGGTCAGCACACCGCTGCGCGCCCTGACCAACACACCCTCCTACGACGTCCTCGACGAGCTGGTGACCATCGCGACCGTCGCCATGTTCGACGCCCGGCTGGCTGGTGGCAACCAGGTGCGCTACGTCGAATGTCCGCCGCTGCGCGTGATCAACCGTCCCGACGACTGA